A region of the Acidobacteriota bacterium genome:
CGCGCCGAGGGCAAGAAGACCATGGGGCTCGAGCTCGCCGAACAGCTCGACTGGCAGCTCCCGGACTGGATCGTCTACCCGACCGGTGGCGGCACCGGCATCGTCGGCATGGCGAAGGCCTTCGACGAGCTCGAGGCCCTCGGCTTGATCGGCTCCCACCGGCCGCGCTTCGTGGTCGTCCAGATGGCCGGCTGCGCCCCCCTGGTGCGGGCTTTCGAAGCCGGCGCAGAACGCGCTGAGACCTGGGCCAACCCGCACACCGAGGTCTGGGGGCTGCGCGTCCCCAAGGCGATCGGCGACTTCATCATTCTGAACGCCCTCCGGCGCACCAACGGCCTCGCCTTGGCGATCGCCGAAGACCGCCTGCCCGCCATCACCGACCAGGTCGCCCGCACCGAGGGCGTCCGCCTCGGCCCCGAAGGAGCCGCCTGCTGGGCCGCCATCGAAGACCTCGCCGAAGCCGGCGAAGTCCAGGCCGGCCAGCAGGTAGTCCTCTTTCAGACCGGCAACCCGGACAACTACCTCTAGCGCCAGTCGGCTCCGAGGGCCTCGGCTCTCTGCTGGCTGGGGTCGGACATCGTCCGCCGGGGCATCTCGTCGGCGCCTCGGTTTTCGCCGCGGTCACTGAGTCGGCGCACGCTTCTCGGCAGGAATCCAGTGCCTCGCCTTAACATCTGGAGAATAAAAGCATCTAAATATAATGTGGAGAGTTAAACGAATCGATATTCAGAGAGGACTCTGTGATGAGTTCCAAGACGACAGCAGTAGTTCTGGGCGCCCTTCTGTTCTTAGGACTGATCGGCTGGGTGTCCGAGAGCACAGCCAACCCGCTGGGATGCTGGAAGTGCACGATCGACACTTTCAGCTGTCAGTGGGGCGGTCTTCATTGCCACACAGACTGTGAATATGTGAGTGATGGCAATGGTGACGGGATTAGCTGTCTGGACAATCTTGGCCTATGGCATAACCAGTGCAACACGTTCGGCGGGGCCTGCCTTGCGATCACCGTCGAGGTCGAGGAGCCGGACTGCCGGGACTTCTGCCCGTGAGGTCGGCAGGGCGGTGGGTGGTTCCGTTGGTTTTCGCTCTCCTGAGCTTTGCAACTCCGATCATTGCCGGGGAAGTGACCTTTGCGGTGGTCGATGCTCGCAGCGGGGAGGCGGTTGAAGGCGGCGGTATCGTACTGCTCCCAATGGGCGACGGCGAGCGCCTGGAGGTGCCGGGCCGTCAGGCGGCCCTCCCGGAGGGCAGCGAGTGGAATGCCTGCTGGAAGCAGGACGGCTTCTGGGCTCGGTGTGAGCCCTTTTCCGTCGGGCCGGAGTCCCGACCGAAGCTCTTGGCCTGGCCGAGCCGCAAGGTGAGCGGCAGCCTCCGGAAGGTCGAAGGCGCCGCGCCGGAGCAGCTCCTCATGCGGTTCAGTGCCGTCGCTCCCAAACTGGTCGAGAAGATCTCGCTGGCGCGCGTCCCCTGCCTCCTCGAAGAGAAATCCTGGACCTGTGAAGTGCCGGCGGTCGAGCTCGACCTCGAGCTGCGGGCAACGGGCTTCGTGCCGCACTATCGCTTCGGCGTCGACATGGCCAAGGACCACGCCTTCGGTGCGGTCGACCTGAAGCGCGGCTCCTCCCTGGTTGGCGAGGTGCGGACCGAAGACCGTCTGGCACTCGGCCGAGAAGGGCGGGCAAAGCTCTACCAATACAGGGCCGGCCGCGCCAGGTCGCGGTTCGATCGCCCGGTACAGGAGTCCCCGGTGCTCGAAAACGGCTTCTTTCAGCTCGGAGGCCTTGCCGCCGGAGTCTACGTGCTCGAAGTCGAGCGTCCGGGCTACGTTCCGGCAGAGCAGTTTCCGATCGAGATCTGGGAGTCCGTCGAAGTGCGGCTGCAGGAAGCTCTGACCCTGCGACGTCCCCTCGCTCTCGCCCTGCAGATCGTGCCGGCGACGGATTGGGCCGGTCGGCCGTGGACCGTGAGGGTGTCTCGAGGCTCCGAGCTTTCGGCGTCGATGTATGGACCAGCAGAATTCGACGGCCAGGCCGATGAGCTCGGCCGCGTCGTCGTCGAGAACCAGGGGACGGGTATCTTCGCGGTGAGCGTCGAGGATGGGGACGGTAGCTCCATGCTCTATCGCAGCGACATCGTCCTCGAGCGGGGCGGTGGTGAGGTTGTGCTCGAGCTCGATCAAGTCGTCGTGCGAGGCGAGCTGCGCTTTCGCGACGGGCCGATCGCCGGGGCAGTGCGCTTCCGAGGCGGGATCGGAGCCAGCGTCCAGATCAAAACGGACCGCGAGGGAGCCTTCCTGGGGGTTGTTCCCGAAGAGGGCTGGTGGACCGTCGAGGTGGAGGTCCCGGAGCTCTTCAGTGGGCGGATCGTGCAACGGGTCGAGGTCGAGGCAGACTCTCGCGGCGAGGCCCGCATCGAGCTGGAGTTGCCCGACACAGAGCTTCGGGTGCGGGTCGTCGACCGCCTTGGCTCTCCGGTCGAGGGGGCGAATGTCTCTCTCCTGGGCGCGGAATCTAGGCCTCAGCGTGCGCCTTCCGATGCCGCCGGGGAGGTTGTCTTTCGGGGGGCTTCGGTAGGAGAGGTGTTGGTTGGTGCGTCGGATGACAACAACGGTGTCGAACGCACCAGCGACGGCGTCGTCGAGGTACTGCGAGAGGGCTTGCCCGTTGGGCCCGTCGAGCTCGTGCTGCGCGAAGCCGAAGGGCGCCGTGGCCGAGTCGTCTCGGAGCGCGGAGGAGTCCCTGGGGCGCGCGTGCTCGTGGGCATCGCCGAGCCCACTCAGATGGCCTTCATCGACGATGATCACAGCGATCGCGAGGGCCGTTTCGAGTTCGACACGCTGCCCGGGGCTCGGGTCCTGTGGGTGGTTGTGTCACCCCCAGGCCACGCCCTCCTGGCGACCCGCATGGCCGCCCCCGCCGCCGAAGAAGACTTGACCGTCGCGGTGCCGGTGGTCGGAGGAACCCTGCATCTGG
Encoded here:
- a CDS encoding carboxypeptidase-like regulatory domain-containing protein, with the protein product MVPLVFALLSFATPIIAGEVTFAVVDARSGEAVEGGGIVLLPMGDGERLEVPGRQAALPEGSEWNACWKQDGFWARCEPFSVGPESRPKLLAWPSRKVSGSLRKVEGAAPEQLLMRFSAVAPKLVEKISLARVPCLLEEKSWTCEVPAVELDLELRATGFVPHYRFGVDMAKDHAFGAVDLKRGSSLVGEVRTEDRLALGREGRAKLYQYRAGRARSRFDRPVQESPVLENGFFQLGGLAAGVYVLEVERPGYVPAEQFPIEIWESVEVRLQEALTLRRPLALALQIVPATDWAGRPWTVRVSRGSELSASMYGPAEFDGQADELGRVVVENQGTGIFAVSVEDGDGSSMLYRSDIVLERGGGEVVLELDQVVVRGELRFRDGPIAGAVRFRGGIGASVQIKTDREGAFLGVVPEEGWWTVEVEVPELFSGRIVQRVEVEADSRGEARIELELPDTELRVRVVDRLGSPVEGANVSLLGAESRPQRAPSDAAGEVVFRGASVGEVLVGASDDNNGVERTSDGVVEVLREGLPVGPVELVLREAEGRRGRVVSERGGVPGARVLVGIAEPTQMAFIDDDHSDREGRFEFDTLPGARVLWVVVSPPGHALLATRMAAPAAEEDLTVAVPVVGGTLHLVLGDSDQSRVKHPRSLGLSRDGHGIPWGILANWARAHGEVWGAEAESVVIPQLAPGTYRACWERVAASLRGLNTFAARDESACAEVFLSAGGTATLDISKLKEKASQAAR